Proteins co-encoded in one Dreissena polymorpha isolate Duluth1 chromosome 12, UMN_Dpol_1.0, whole genome shotgun sequence genomic window:
- the LOC127854235 gene encoding uncharacterized protein LOC127854235 — MATSKKEREQKFSLDDCLILCNLMAEGSGISGLTNHELLKHRFTEGITSQTKKKMWTRVSDLYNGKASKSRSADNLEKKWVNLVAKHRIIYTDHVRDRALTGGGCLQKTLDIVTEAVMNVIGIESPSIAGAAGVALDSSFSLLESFSAAAIPSHTVTQYLEVVAGPSESVDYGSRCNCSCHGNDQLHGMSLEQLKRKKIILEIQLLTQKLQSP; from the exons ATGGCGACAAGTAAAAAGGAACGGGAACAAAAATTTTCGTTGGACGATTGTTTAATCCTTTGTAATTTAATGGCTGAAGGAAGTGGCATCAGCGGATTAACCAACCATGAGCTACTGAAACATAGATTTACAGAAG gAATAACTAGCCAAACAAAAAAGAAGATGTGGACAAGAGTGTCGGACTTGTACAATGGAAAAGCCAGCAAGTCTAGATCTGCTGACAATCTAGAAAAAAAATGGGTGAACCTGGTGGCCAAGCACAGAATAATATATACGGATCACGTGAGAGACCGTGCACTGACTG gAGGAGGTTGTTTGCAAAAAACTCTGGACATCGTGACAGAGGCGGTCATGAATGTAATTGGAATTGAGTCGCCTTCAATCGCTGGTGCTGCAGGCGTGGCACTTGACTCCAGCTTCAGTCTATTGGAGTCATTTTCAGCTGC CGCAATACCTTCCCATACAGTAACACAATACTTGGAAGTGGTGGCAGGGCCAAGTGAATCGGTGGATTATGGTAGCAg ATGTAACTGCAGCTGTCACGGAAACGACCAACTACATGGAATGTCTTTGGAGcaactgaaaagaaaaaaaattatactTGAAATCCAGTTGTTAACACAAAAGCTACAGTCaccataa
- the LOC127852469 gene encoding putative nuclease HARBI1 translates to MNERLDTYENLTNMEVVRRYRLDKDGIDRLNDEYGDRLAPRTLGQRNVSALEKIIVTLRYFASGDFQINDGDIHKLSQPSVSRAVTQFTEMLANQETMTRNITFPTSMHDITRVKTDFQGIANFANVVGVVDGTQVQIQAPHVNEDAYVNRMGYHSINTQVIFNGQDRLIDIVARWPGSTHDSRILRESSVYQLFERGHVASEHKYLLGDSGYPCKQWLLTPYLNPANAGQVNYNRVIMACGVLHNICKEMNIPMIGDDIPANMQQEVPYQGIQNGLRYRDFVALTYFN, encoded by the exons ATGAATGAAAGACTCGATACCTATGAAAACCTCACAAACATGGAGGTTGTTCGTAGATATCGTCTAGATAAGGATGGTATTGATCGGCTGAATGATGAATATGGTGATCGATTAGCGCCAAGAACACTTGGCCAAAGAAATGTCTCCGCTTTGGAAAAAATAATTGTCACCCTACGCTATTTTGCGTCGGGTGACTTTCAAATCAATGATGGAGACATCCATAAACTGTCACAGCCATCTGTATCAAGAGCTGTGACACAATTCACAGAGATGCTGGCTAACCAGGAAACGATGACAAGAAACATAACATTCCCAACCAGTATGCATGATATAACCAGGGTGAAGACGGACTTCCAAGGTATAGCCAACTTTGCCAATGTTGTTGGAGTGGTTGACGGGACGCAAGTCCAAATTCAAGCTCCGCATGTCAATGAGGACGCCTATGTTAATAGAATGGGATATCATTCGATTAATACCCAG GTGATATTCAATGGCCAAGACCGACTTATTGATATAGTTGCACGGTGGCCAGGATCAACCCATGACAGCCGGATCCTAAGGGAGAGTAGCGTATACCAACTCTTTGAACGTGGGCATGTGGCCAGCGAGCACAAATATCTGCTCGGGGACAGTGGCTACCCATGCAAGCAGTGGTTGCTCACTCCTTATTTAAACCCAGCCAATGCAGGACAGGTTAACTACAACAG AGTTATCATGGCATGTGGAGTGTTGCATAACATTTGCAAAGAAATGAACATCCCAATGATTGGGGATGATATACCAGCCAACATGCAGCAGGAAGTACCTTACCAAGGAATTCAGAATGGGCTGCGATACAGGGATTTCGTAGCACTAACATATTTTAACTAA